In one Roseburia intestinalis L1-82 genomic region, the following are encoded:
- a CDS encoding helix-turn-helix domain-containing protein, which yields MENQKMPEYETIRAAVAGEKWAVEKVVECYKDEIDRLSTVAVRQPDGSTKQEINEDMRQSITKKLIEALPQFPLEEMEKGNVR from the coding sequence ATGGAAAACCAGAAAATGCCGGAATATGAAACCATACGCGCCGCCGTTGCCGGGGAAAAATGGGCGGTGGAGAAAGTCGTGGAGTGCTACAAGGACGAAATCGACAGGCTATCGACGGTAGCGGTCAGACAGCCGGACGGAAGCACGAAACAGGAAATCAACGAAGATATGCGCCAGTCCATCACAAAGAAGCTGATAGAAGCCCTCCCGCAGTTCCCGCTTGAAGAAATGGAAAAGGGAAATGTCAGATAG